A stretch of the Papaver somniferum cultivar HN1 chromosome 6, ASM357369v1, whole genome shotgun sequence genome encodes the following:
- the LOC113291463 gene encoding zinc finger BED domain-containing protein RICESLEEPER 2-like, with protein sequence MTMQEHASKKRKFTSKVWNDFDWSRDKDGKEKATCKHCGKEYAYDSQKGGTSTMSRHLKKCPRLKMKDVGRLLLSTNNGELATQWTEFRELCSYLNVDVETISRNTTRSDILKMHKFQKEVIRKKLQCAPGKICLTSDMWTSVNTTGYISLTVHFVDQDWVLQKFLLNFSPLPPPHTGQALSDKLFLMLNDWGIEGKVTSITLDNAASNTSCVKIMKSRFIARNVMSDTGKRNFHIRCCAHIINIVRDGLTEIDPAVIKIRLAVKYLKGSQRRKQISWILSAI encoded by the exons ATGACAATGCAAGAGCatgcttcaaagaaaaggaaatttaCATCAAAAGTATGGAATGATTTTGATTGGTCACGAGACAAAGATGGTAAAGAAAAGGCTACGTGCAAGCATTGTGGGAAGGAATATGCTTATGACAGTCAGAAAGGAGGAACATCAACTATGTCAAGGCATTTAAAGAAGTGCCCTAGACTGAAGATGAAAGATGTGGGGCGACTTTTGTTATCTACAAATAATGGAGAACTGGCTACTC AATGGActgaatttagggagttatgtagTTATCTGAATGTCGATGTTGAAACCATATCAAGGAATACTACAAGGTCTGATATTCTTAAAATGCATAAGTTccaaaaagaagttattcgcaagAAATTACAATGTGCTCCAGGTAAAAtatgtctaacatcagacatgtggaccTCCGTCAACACCACTGGATACATAAGTTTAACAGtacactttgttgatcaagattggGTATTGCAGaagtttcttttaaatttttctccactgccaccaccccaTACTGGTCAAGCACTTTCAGATAAGTTATTTCTGATGTTAAATGATTGGGGAATTGAAGGAAAAGTAACCAGCATCACTTTGGATAACGCTGCATCAAATACTTCATGTGTTAAGATAATGAAGAGTCGATTCATTGCAAGGAATGTTATGTCGGATACTGGGAAAAGAAACTTTCATATACGGTGTTGTGCTCACATAATAAATATTGTAAGAGATGGACTGACAGAGATTGATCCAGCAGTAATCAAGATAAGGTTAGCAGTGAAGTACCTTAAAGGTtcacaaagaagaaaacaaatttcTTGGATATTGTCAGCGATTTAG
- the LOC113291464 gene encoding zinc finger BED domain-containing protein RICESLEEPER 2-like, with amino-acid sequence MSVEEDHDDVMSEEDITVVESMTMQEHASKKRKFTSKVWNDFDWSRDKDGKEKATCKHCGKEYAYDSQKGGTSTMSRHLKKCPRLKMKDVGRLLLSTNNGELATRARKIDQSKFRNLVARLIIGKNLPFNCVEWTEFRELCSYLNVDVETISRNTTRSDILKMHKFQKEVIRKKLQCAPGKICLTSDMWTSVNTTGYISLTVHFVDQDWVLQKFLLNFSPLPPPHTGQALSDKLFLMLNDWGIEGKVTSITLDNAASNTSCVKIMKSRFIARNVMSDTGKRNFHIRCCAHIINIIVRDGLTEIDPAVIKIRLAVKYLKGSQRRKQISWILSAI; translated from the coding sequence ATGTCAGTTGAAGAAGACCATGACgatgtcatgagtgaagaggataTCACAGTAGTAGAGTCGATGACAATGCAAGAGCatgcttcaaagaaaaggaaatttaCATCAAAAGTATGGAATGATTTTGATTGGTCACGAGACAAAGATGGTAAAGAAAAGGCTACGTGCAAGCATTGTGGGAAGGAATATGCTTATGACAGTCAGAAAGGAGGAACATCAACTATGTCAAGGCATTTAAAGAAGTGCCCTAGACTGAAGATGAAAGATGTGGGGCGACTTTTGTTATCTACAAATAATGGAGAACTGGCTACTCGTGCACGCAAAATAGATCAATCAAAGTTTCGGAATTTAGTTGCAAGACTAATTATTGGTAAAAATCTCCCCTTTAATTGTGTAGAATGGActgaatttagggagttatgtagTTATCTGAATGTCGATGTTGAAACCATATCAAGGAATACTACAAGGTCTGATATTCTTAAAATGCATAAGTTccaaaaagaagttattcgcaagAAATTACAATGTGCTCCAGGTAAAAtatgtctaacatcagacatgtggaccTCCGTCAACACCACTGGATACATAAGTTTAACAGtacactttgttgatcaagattggGTATTGCAGaagtttcttttaaatttttctccactgccaccaccccaTACTGGTCAAGCACTTTCAGATAAGTTATTTCTGATGTTAAATGATTGGGGAATTGAAGGAAAAGTAACCAGCATCACTTTGGATAACGCTGCATCAAATACTTCATGTGTTAAGATAATGAAGAGTCGATTCATTGCAAGGAATGTTATGTCGGATACTGGGAAAAGAAACTTTCATATACGGTGTTGTGCTCACATAATAAATATTATTGTAAGAGATGGACTGACAGAGATTGATCCAGCAGTAATCAAGATAAGGTTAGCAGTGAAGTACCTTAAAGGTtcacaaagaagaaaacaaatttcTTGGATATTGTCAGCGATTTAG